The DNA window ATATACTTTCTATGTTTTTGGACAGAAGGATAGAATATATGAGGGTACCTCTCGAAACGGTTTATTCTCATAATAAAATCCTAGGCAAATTGACTGAATGGATCAATCGAGAAGGTTATCCAAAAGTAGATCTGGATTCTCTTAGGAAGGAGCATCCTGGTCTTCTCAACTTCCCTCAATGGTTAGAAAAAACAGGAAAAGTAAAGATAGAAGATGCCTCTATCAGACCTTAGGGACTGGCCCGAGCGCTGTTTGCTACTTTTCCGGTCTTAAATTGAGATTATCCCAGTTATTTTTCCAGGATTGGGATTGACCTAATTTTGTAGCAATCGTTACAATGATTCAAAAGATAACTATTCCTAACTGAGGCGGACAAAACTCGAGGAATAGATAGAAAGTCCGCATCGATATATATAATATCTTTTTTATATTCTCTAATGAGCGGTGAAAATCCAAAGGATGGAGACAGACAAATCGAAAATCCAGAACGATTTTATATTAGGAGAATATTATGGGCCAATCGACATCTACAAGAGTCCAGCCAAAAATACGTAAACCGAAATTCCCTTTGGAAGATATCGCCAAAGAAAGAGGTTTCGGAAAAAATATCCCATTCTTTACGGCATTTCTTTCCAGCTTAAGCGTATTATTTCCGGAAGGAGAACGTTTTTTTATTCGTTCAGTCAAAGCATTCAGCGAAGTCGTTGATCCGGCGTTAAAAAAGGAAATAATTGGATTCGCAGGACAAGAAGCAGTCCACGGAAACGTTCATGATAAAATGAACGAAAGATTTGTGGAGATCGGATTAGATTTTCGCAGTCATGAAAAAATGTTCTGCTGGTTGTTTTTCGATATATTAGAAAAAAATATTCTAAAACTTTTTCCTGTTTGGGGAAAAAGACTCGCACTCTCTATCACTGCAGCCGCGGAACATTTTACAGCAACTCTAGGAAGATTTTTACTTTCTCTACCTGAAAAACGTGTAGCTTGGATCGACCCTATCAGCTGGAAAGTGATCGAATGGCATGCTTTAGAAGAATTAGAGCATAAAGCTGTAGCGTATGATGTATATCGTGCTTCCGGTGGCGGATATTTTACTCGTATCCTTGGAATGACGATCGCAGTCCAACTTCTTGGCCTTCTCGCAATCTTTGGGACAATTAGAGCCTTATTCTATTTTGGTATTCCAAATCCTGCTCAAATTGTCAGGGACCTTCGTTTCTTCTTTGGTATTCCAGGTTTTGCTTGGGCTGTGATCTTCTATATATTAGAATATTATATTCCAGGGTTCCATCCAAATGATCAAGACGATCACAAACTTCTGGAGAAGTTTGAGAAAGTGATGACCGCTCACGGATATTAAAAATTCGTTTAAGAGCTCCCGCTTGTTGGAACTCCTACGATAATAATCTGATATAGAACTCGCGGGCCAGCTTACTCCTGATTGCGCGAGTTCTCCCGATAAAGAGTTCCAAACATCCGATCCCAAATCGAAGTATAAAATCCAAAATTAAAATTTTCGTTCTGATGATGCATTGCATGGAAGGTGCTAGTCGTCAATGTGTTGAATAGATTCGAGCGAAGCAATTTCTCCGATAAAGGCTCCACTCCCAAATGACCGATTACACCAAACACAACGTTTAACCCGAGATAAACACTCATACCAAACCAAGAGAAATCATAAACACAAAGCACCAATAACCAAAGTGCCCCAAATCCAAGAGCTTCCAAAGGATTCAGAACAAATAAAGTTAAAGGACGAGGTTTATCGTATCTATGATGGGTTTTATGAGCAAACGGATAAATGAATCCGATGTGCGCAACTCGATGCAATACATACATACCAGCATCCATAACCAAAAGAAGGATTAGAATATCGAGTAACGCGAAAACCCCGATATCACTACGAAATTGAATAGAACCCGTTCTCCAAAGCCAAAGCCCAACCAATGTAACAATAGTATTAAGAAGAATGGTAGAGATTGCAAATAGGATCTCCTTAGATTCGATTTTCGGAGGGATTGAAACAATGCGCCGATGGGCATAACGTATAGACAGAAGATTGCCGATATATACCGAACAAATGAAGATGAGAAGATTTTCAATCAAGAACAATAAAGCAGCCCAAGCATAGGGAATTTCTTGAAGAAATAGAACTACTTCGTTTCCAAAATTATACATAAGTGTTATTGAATTTAAAAATCCACCTTGCATCAAATAGTCGAAGATGTTAATCTATGCCCTATTCTGGAAATTAAAAGTGAAACGCGCATCTATCTTCTTTTATATTTTACTTATATTCTTACAAGTCCAATGTGGGTCTGCTTATTTGCTTTTCGATTCATACAAAAAAAAGATGGAGACCGAGGATGATATATCTCCTCTTCTAGCATTACTAATTGGATCGGGTGGTCTGCTCCCTTTAAACGTTAAGCAAGTCAGTTGGATAAATTTCTCGGCGAGTAGCTTACAATTTTCTCAAGGAGCCGGCGAAACGTTTACGATTTCAATCGTAAACCCGCTAAATTGTAGTTTGGGCAGCGCCATTTCAGTCCAACTCAGTCACGATGGAGTCCCCTTAACTTTGGGCCAAACAGATGCTTATTCTGATGGCTGCATGGGAACAGGGGTAGCTGAAGACTCTACCATATCTATAAGCGGAACTACTGTTGGGAAAGGTCGTGTAATCGCTAAACTTGCATCTAACATCATGTTTTCCAACTATCCCGGCCTGTATGCCGGACAGATTGTCGGTGTTGTAAAGGTAGCCGTTTCTTCTACTGCTCAGACCGTGACTGTAACGTCAGAATAATCAGATAACGGAAAAAGCTGATATTCAGAATAAAATAATACTAAGAATGAAGTATTATTAATTATCCAAAATGCGGTTTCATTCACTTCAATTTTCCTATAGGAAATTAATGCTCACACTACCGCCTCACCTAACACTATAAGGATGTTGGAGTATATCGAATCAAACCTTCGAAGTTTTCCATCCACCTTTTCTGAATAACCAAAGCGTAAACAGTCCTACAGAAGTTTCCGTAATCATACTTGCCCAAAATACTCCAGAGTATCCGTATGAAAGAACCTTTGCCAAAACATAAGCAAAAGGAATTTGAAACACCCAAAAGAAGACCAGATTAATTAACGTAGGAGTGGTAGTATCACCTGATCCATTAAAGGCCTGCACACTCACCATCCACCAAGCATAAACAAAATAAGAATAGGATACGATCCCTAACCACTCAGAACCGATTGCGATCACTTTAGGATCATCACTAAAGATCGACACAAGAGATTCTCTGAAAATAAAATAGACGATAGAAACTCCGATCAGAAATACCATATTCCATACGCCAACAATCCAAACGGACTGTTCTGCACGATCCGGTCTCCCCGCTCCTAAATTCTGACCAACCAAAGTGGCGACAGCGTTCGACATTCCCCAAGAAGGCATCAAAGTAAACATCATGATGCGAAGAGCGATGGTTGCTCCAGCTACAGCTTCACTTCCAAATTCAGAAATAATCCTTACAAGAAAGATCCAAGAAGTCATTCCTATAATAGTTTGTCCAATCCCACCAAGCGAAGTACGAACTATATCAGAAATAATTTTCCAGTGAATACTGATCTGAGAACGAAGCACTCGGATATGATTTCCACCTCTTAGAAGCAGATAGATTTGAAAAATAACTCCGACCCCTCTTCCGATATTTGTAGCAATGGCGGCACCTTCGATACCCATGGCCGGGACAGGACCAAAACCGAAGATAAAGATCGGATCCAGGATCATATTAAGACCATTAGAAATCCATAAAACTCTCATTGCGATTGCTGCGTCACCGGCACCTCTAAAAACCGCATTGAGTCCGAACAAAAGCATGATTACTATATTTCCACCAAAGATCCATTGTGTGTAACGAGATCCATGCTCCACCACCCAAGGATCTCCACCCATCAGTATCAAAAGATCTTTCGCGAACCAAACTCCGAAGATAGCAAAAGGTAAAGAAACAAGTATGGAAAGAAAAACGGATTGGACTGCGGCAATCCCGGCTTGCTCCTTATCACCTTCTCCGATCCTTCTTGCAATGATCGCGGTCACTGCAGTGGACATTCCAATCGCGAGAGAATAAAGAAGAAACAAATACGTTTCCGTAAGCCCAACCGCAGCAACAGCAGAAGGGCCTAAAGCTCCCACAAAATAAATGTCAACGACTGCAAACGCAGACTCCATGACCAATTCCAAAACCATCGGAACAGAGAGCAGAAAGACTGCCTTACCGAGTGAAATTTGGGTATAATCCGCTTCCGTTCCGGTAAGCGCTTTTCTTAATTCCCGCCAAATTGAGCGAGGGCCAGTTTCCCTATTCTCTTTTTTTTGTATTGTTTCCATATATAGCCTGTAGCGCTC is part of the Leptospira andrefontaineae genome and encodes:
- a CDS encoding metal-dependent hydrolase, whose protein sequence is MGQSTSTRVQPKIRKPKFPLEDIAKERGFGKNIPFFTAFLSSLSVLFPEGERFFIRSVKAFSEVVDPALKKEIIGFAGQEAVHGNVHDKMNERFVEIGLDFRSHEKMFCWLFFDILEKNILKLFPVWGKRLALSITAAAEHFTATLGRFLLSLPEKRVAWIDPISWKVIEWHALEELEHKAVAYDVYRASGGGYFTRILGMTIAVQLLGLLAIFGTIRALFYFGIPNPAQIVRDLRFFFGIPGFAWAVIFYILEYYIPGFHPNDQDDHKLLEKFEKVMTAHGY
- a CDS encoding sterol desaturase family protein — encoded protein: MYNFGNEVVLFLQEIPYAWAALLFLIENLLIFICSVYIGNLLSIRYAHRRIVSIPPKIESKEILFAISTILLNTIVTLVGLWLWRTGSIQFRSDIGVFALLDILILLLVMDAGMYVLHRVAHIGFIYPFAHKTHHRYDKPRPLTLFVLNPLEALGFGALWLLVLCVYDFSWFGMSVYLGLNVVFGVIGHLGVEPLSEKLLRSNLFNTLTTSTFHAMHHQNENFNFGFYTSIWDRMFGTLYRENSRNQE
- a CDS encoding MATE family efflux transporter, with the protein product METIQKKENRETGPRSIWRELRKALTGTEADYTQISLGKAVFLLSVPMVLELVMESAFAVVDIYFVGALGPSAVAAVGLTETYLFLLYSLAIGMSTAVTAIIARRIGEGDKEQAGIAAVQSVFLSILVSLPFAIFGVWFAKDLLILMGGDPWVVEHGSRYTQWIFGGNIVIMLLFGLNAVFRGAGDAAIAMRVLWISNGLNMILDPIFIFGFGPVPAMGIEGAAIATNIGRGVGVIFQIYLLLRGGNHIRVLRSQISIHWKIISDIVRTSLGGIGQTIIGMTSWIFLVRIISEFGSEAVAGATIALRIMMFTLMPSWGMSNAVATLVGQNLGAGRPDRAEQSVWIVGVWNMVFLIGVSIVYFIFRESLVSIFSDDPKVIAIGSEWLGIVSYSYFVYAWWMVSVQAFNGSGDTTTPTLINLVFFWVFQIPFAYVLAKVLSYGYSGVFWASMITETSVGLFTLWLFRKGGWKTSKV